From a single Brassica oleracea var. oleracea cultivar TO1000 chromosome C5, BOL, whole genome shotgun sequence genomic region:
- the LOC106294628 gene encoding nudix hydrolase 25, producing the protein MENLPPGYRPNVGVCLINSDNLVFVASRLNVPGAWQMPQGGIEDGEDPKSAAMRELQEETGVVSAAIIAEVPTWLTYDFPPAVKAKVNRLWGGEWHGQAQKWFLVRLINDEDEREINLANNEADSEFAEWKWARQEEVVEQAVDYKRPTYEQVIKTFGSYLNDPGRAAKCKSAKW; encoded by the exons ATGGAGAATCTACCTCCTGGTTATCGTCCCAATGTTGGTGTTTGTCTAATCAATTCAGATAATTTG GTATTTGTAGCTTCAAGATTGAATGTTCCTGGAGCATGGCAGATGCCGCAG GGAGGCATTGAAGATGGAGAGGATCCAAAGTCAGCAGCCATGAGAGAGCTACAAGAAGAAACTGGAGTCGTTTCAGCTGCAATCATAGCTGAG GTTCCAACTTGGTTAACATATGATTTCCCACCGGCAGTAAAAGCAAAGGTTAACCGGCTCTGGGGAGGTGAATGGCATGGTCAGGCGCAGAAATG GTTTCTAGTGAGACTGATAAACGACGAGGATGAAAGAGAGATCAATCTAGCTAACAACGAAGCGGATTCAGAGTTTGCGGAGTGGAAGTGGGCGAGACAGGAAGAAGTGGTAGAGCAAGCAGTTGATTACAAAAGGCCAACGTACGAACAAGTCATTAAGACTTTTGGTTCTTACTTGAATGATCCAGGAAGAGCTGCTAAATGTAAATCTGCCAAGTGGTGA